The following coding sequences are from one Alphaproteobacteria bacterium window:
- the recF gene encoding DNA replication/repair protein RecF, whose protein sequence is MRRLSLTAFRNYIDMRMELAPGPVVLTGANGSGKTNILEALSMLAPGRGMRRAAMTELQSHKSNAPWAIAAEAETRDGFTTIATGLDPAAPARDRRVVRIDGKPAKSQAALSEAIALVWLTPEMDRVLVEGPGARRKFLDRLVFGFDPAHAGRVNRYEQSLRERMRLIREGGPDPAWLGALEDDLARTGVAIAAARKQMVEQLGLVVNEGDGPFPHVQLALEGLAESLLDTQAALTVEDTLRARLAAGREDDRKNDSCATGPHRSDLAVKHAGKDQPADLCSTGEQKMLLIRIVLGHARLLARWRGCAPLLLLDDIASHLDEAHREALYDNLVALHGQFWITGTDASLFAPLAQRAQFFAVKGDNVSAAKL, encoded by the coding sequence ATACGCCGCCTGTCGCTGACGGCGTTCCGCAACTATATCGATATGCGCATGGAACTGGCCCCCGGCCCCGTCGTGCTGACGGGCGCGAACGGCAGCGGCAAAACCAACATTCTTGAAGCGCTTTCGATGCTGGCCCCCGGCCGCGGCATGCGCCGGGCGGCGATGACCGAACTGCAATCGCACAAAAGCAACGCGCCGTGGGCAATTGCGGCCGAGGCGGAAACGCGCGACGGCTTCACGACCATTGCAACCGGGCTCGACCCCGCCGCGCCCGCGCGCGACCGGCGCGTGGTCCGCATCGACGGCAAACCGGCGAAAAGCCAGGCGGCGCTCAGCGAAGCGATCGCGCTCGTGTGGCTGACCCCGGAAATGGACCGCGTGCTGGTGGAAGGCCCGGGGGCGCGGCGCAAATTCCTCGATCGCCTCGTGTTCGGTTTCGATCCAGCCCATGCCGGGCGCGTGAACCGCTATGAACAATCCTTGCGCGAACGCATGCGCCTGATCCGCGAAGGCGGGCCGGACCCGGCATGGCTTGGCGCGCTCGAGGACGATCTTGCGCGCACCGGCGTGGCGATCGCGGCGGCGCGCAAACAAATGGTCGAACAGCTCGGTCTTGTCGTCAACGAAGGCGACGGGCCGTTTCCGCACGTGCAGCTCGCGCTCGAAGGGCTGGCCGAAAGCCTGCTCGATACGCAAGCAGCGCTGACGGTCGAAGACACGTTGCGCGCGCGGCTCGCGGCCGGGCGCGAGGACGATAGAAAAAACGACAGCTGCGCCACCGGCCCGCATCGCAGCGATCTTGCGGTAAAGCATGCGGGCAAGGATCAGCCGGCCGATTTATGTTCGACCGGCGAACAGAAAATGCTGCTGATCCGCATCGTGCTCGGCCATGCCCGGCTGCTGGCGCGCTGGCGCGGCTGCGCGCCGCTTTTGCTGCTTGACGATATCGCCTCCCATCTCGACGAGGCGCACCGCGAAGCGCTTTATGACAACCTGGTCGCGCTGCACGGGCAGTTCTGGATCACGGGCACGGATGCTTCCCTGTTCGCGCCGCTGGCGCAGCGGGCCCAGTTTTTCGCAGTCAAGGGCGATAATGTAAGTGCCGCAAAGCTGTAA
- a CDS encoding DNA polymerase III subunit beta yields MKITLDRSALLKSLSHVQSVVERRNTIPILANVLIRASGGQVSFTATDMDLEIVESVASEDAPRGTGAVTAPAHTLYDIVRKLPEGAQVEMNATNTNQLTLTSGRSHFKLGCLPVEDFPQMSEGDLKHKFSLSAGDLRALIDKTRFAISTEETRYYLSGIYLHAAKTKQGGSNIDVLRAVATDGHRLARVEMPAPSGVKSMPGIIIPRKTVQEVRKLLDETQGNVEVALSDSKIRFAVNDTIITSKLVDGTFPDYERVIPANNDKLLQADARAFAAAVDRVATIATEKSRAVKLSLSPGHLTLSANSPEAGSASEEIEVQYDGSLLEIGFNARYLLDVTQQIEGDGASFLLADAAAPVIVQDVADTSALYVIMPMRV; encoded by the coding sequence ATGAAAATCACGCTCGACCGTTCCGCCCTGCTCAAGAGCCTCAGCCATGTGCAAAGCGTGGTCGAACGGCGCAACACGATTCCCATTCTCGCGAACGTCCTGATCCGCGCCAGCGGCGGGCAGGTCAGCTTCACCGCCACCGATATGGATCTCGAGATCGTCGAAAGCGTCGCGAGCGAAGATGCGCCGCGCGGCACCGGCGCGGTGACCGCGCCCGCGCATACGCTCTATGACATCGTGCGCAAGCTGCCCGAAGGCGCGCAGGTCGAAATGAATGCCACCAACACCAACCAGCTTACGCTCACTTCCGGCCGCTCCCACTTCAAGCTCGGCTGTTTGCCGGTCGAAGATTTTCCGCAAATGTCGGAAGGCGACCTGAAGCACAAATTTTCGCTTTCCGCCGGCGATTTGCGCGCGCTGATCGATAAAACCCGCTTCGCGATCTCGACCGAGGAAACCCGCTACTATCTCAGCGGCATTTATCTGCATGCGGCAAAAACCAAACAGGGCGGCAGCAACATCGACGTGCTGCGCGCGGTCGCGACCGATGGCCACCGCCTCGCGCGCGTGGAAATGCCGGCGCCTTCCGGCGTCAAAAGCATGCCCGGCATCATCATCCCGCGCAAGACCGTGCAGGAAGTCCGCAAGCTGCTCGATGAAACGCAAGGCAATGTCGAGGTCGCGCTTTCCGACAGCAAGATCCGCTTCGCCGTCAACGATACCATCATTACTTCCAAGCTGGTCGATGGCACCTTCCCCGATTACGAGCGCGTGATCCCCGCCAACAACGACAAGTTGCTGCAAGCCGATGCGCGCGCGTTCGCCGCCGCAGTTGACCGCGTCGCCACCATCGCCACGGAAAAATCACGCGCCGTGAAGCTAAGCCTCAGCCCCGGCCATCTGACGCTTTCCGCCAACAGCCCGGAAGCCGGCAGCGCCAGCGAAGAGATCGAAGTGCAATATGACGGCAGCCTGCTCGAGATCGGCTTCAACGCCCGCTACCTGCTTGACGTAACGCAGCAGATCGAAGGCGATGGCGCCAGCTTCCTTCTGGCCGACGCCGCCGCGCCCGTGATCGTGCAGGATGTGGCCGATACATCGGCGCTTTACGTGATCATGCCGATGCGGGTGTGA